The Geoalkalibacter subterraneus genome contains the following window.
TTCTTCAACCGGAGCAGGAAAAAGCACTCCGCTCGCGCAAGGCGTTTATCCTGGGGGGCAGCGCCATAGGGATGAAGATCGCGCAGGAGCTTGAAGAACTGCGCTTCGATGTCCACCTGATCGACCACGACATAACGCGCTGCGAGGAGCTGGCTTCAAAGCTTAATCGCACCATGGTCATCCATACCGAGGGCACCGACATCCGGACTCTGGTCAGCGAAGGGATCGAGGGCGCCGATGTCTTCATGGCCGTGACGGGGGACGATGAGACCAACATTCTGTGCTCGCTGCTGGCCAAAAAGCACGGTGCGCGCCGCGCCCTCGCCCTGGTCAACAAGCCTGAATATCTCAACCTCGCCCCGTCGCTGGGGGTCGACGCCTGTGTATCGCCTCGCCTGGCGGCGGGGGCGGTGATCCTCAAGCATGTTCGGCGCGGTGGGGTACTGTCTCTCGCCACGGTGGAAGGCAGCAACGCCGAGGTACTTGAAATCGAGGTGCCGGCAGAGTGTTCCGTCGTCAACACGCCACTGAAAGACCTGACGTTCCCCCAGGGCGCCATCATCGGCGCCATCATGCGCCAGGGGAACTATATCATCCCCACCGGCGAGACGCAGCTTCAGCCCCTGGACCGCGTGGTCATCTTCACCCTGCCGGAAGCCCTGCCGAAGGTTGAAGGATATTTTGGTTGAGGATTCACCATGAATTGCTTCCTGGTTCTGCGCATACTCGGCGCCCTGTCGCTCTTTTTGTCCGCTACCCTGCTGACACCCATTCCGTTCTCGCTGTTTTACCAGGATGGAGCGGCCTGGGCCTTTATTGAAGCTTCGGCTATCTGCTTCGGCTTCGGCCTGCTGCTGTTCCGCTCTTTTTCCTCACGCCAGGAAATCTCGGTGCGCGACGGCTTTGCGGTGGTCACCCTGGGATGGTCCCTGTTCGCCCTGCTTGGCGCCCTGCCCTTTCTTCTCTCCGGCGCCATCCCCAGCTACCTCGACGCCTGCTTCGAAACCATGAGCGGCTTCACCACCACCGGCGCGACCATCCTGACCCACATCGAGGCGCTGCCCGAGAGTATCCTGCTGTGGCGGGCCATGACCCACTGGCTTGGCGGCATGGGTATTATCGTGCTGTCTCTGGCCATTCTTCCCATGCTCGGCGTGGGCGGCATGCAGCTGTTCAAGGCTGAGGTGCCGGGCCCAACGGCAGATCGCCTCAAGCCGCGCATCCAGGACACCGCCAAACTGCTGTGGGAGGTCTACCTGCTGCTGACGGTTGCCGAAGTTGCCCTGCTGATGGTGGGCGGCCTGTCTTTTCTGGACAGCCTGTGCCATGCCTTCGCCACCCTGGCCACCGGTGGTTTCTCAACCCGCGATGCTTCTGTTGCAGCGTATAACAGCGCCTACATCGACTGTGTCATCACCCTGTTCATGTTCCTGGCGGGCGTCAACTTCGCGCTGCACTATTACGCCCTGCGCGGCAAAGTTTCCGGCTTCTGGAAAAGCGAAGAATTCCGCATCTACCTGTTTCTGGTTCTGGGCGCCACCGGCGTTCTGGTATTTTTCAACCAGGGGACTGTGTATGCCTCCTTTTTCGACAATATTCGCTACAGCGTTTTCCAGGTGACCTCCATTATCACCACGACCGGTTTCGGCACCGCCGATTATGAGCAATGGCCGCTGATCACCCAGTACGTGCTTGTGTCCCTGATGTTCGTCGGCGGCTGCGCCGGGTCAACAGCCGGCGGCATCAAGGTGGCGCGCATCCTGCTGTTGTTCAAACACGCCCACGTTCAGCTCTATCGCCTGATACACCCTCGAGCGGTTCGTCTGGTCAAACTGGGGGACCGCCCGGTGGACCGGGACGTGATGCAGGCGATCCTCGGCTTCTTCGCTCTCTTCATCGGCACCTTCGTGGCCGCATCTCTGCTGCTGTCCCTGGCAGGAATGGATCTGGTCTCAGCCGGAGCGGCAGCCATCGCGACTTTGGGAAACATCGGTCCCGGGCTTGGCTCGGTCGGGCCGACCGACAACTACGCCCATGTCTCCACGTTCGGCAAAATGATCCTGACCGGCTGCATGCTGCTCGGAAGGCTGGAGCTGTTCACCGTCATGGTTCTCTTCTTCCCCTCCTTCTGGCGGCGGTAAACCATGAGGATCCTCGGCAAACCTCTCTACACCATTGGGCTGCTTGCCGTTTTCGGCCTGGGCGGTTGCCGGCTGGAGGACAGGTTTCTCTATTTCCCCGACTCTGAACTGGTCTCCACCCCCGAACAAATGGGCCTCGCTTATGAGGATGTAGAGCTGGTCTGCGAAGACGGCATCTCGCTTCATGGTTGGTTCATCCCCGGCCAAGATCATCGGCCGGTCATCCTCTTTTTTCACGGCAATGCCGGCAACATCTCGCACCGGCTCGAAAACCTCTACCAGCTGCACCACCAGCTCGGCACCCCGGTACTGATTATCAACTACCGAGGATACGGCCCCAGTGAGGGGAGTCCGGATGAGCAGGGACTTTATCTTGATGCAAAGGCTGCAAGCGCCTGGCTGACCGAGAGAGGGTATGAACCGCGGTGGCGCATCTATTTCGGCCGCTCTCTAGGAGCGGCCGTTGCCTTACAGCTCGCACTCGAGGACAAACCCGGCATGCTGGTGATGGAGAGCCCCTTTACCAGTATCAGGGCCATGGGGCGTCATCACTATCCTCTGCTTCAT
Protein-coding sequences here:
- the trkA gene encoding Trk system potassium transporter TrkA is translated as MNILIVGSGQVGYFLCEKLSEEGHQVTLIDSNQQRLNWAQDRLNVLGIAGNGASAEVLEQGGIKQMDIFIAVTDMDEVNILACLLAREYGVKTRIARVRSIEYSSQGAVLSKEKLGIDLLINPKDAVAEEMIKIASRQGAFDVAEFVEGQIQFLGYRINEKSPLCDLTLKELGEIRGMYRFVVTAITRGERTIIPRGDDIIMAGDSIFIFAHQNDLPAIQYILQPEQEKALRSRKAFILGGSAIGMKIAQELEELRFDVHLIDHDITRCEELASKLNRTMVIHTEGTDIRTLVSEGIEGADVFMAVTGDDETNILCSLLAKKHGARRALALVNKPEYLNLAPSLGVDACVSPRLAAGAVILKHVRRGGVLSLATVEGSNAEVLEIEVPAECSVVNTPLKDLTFPQGAIIGAIMRQGNYIIPTGETQLQPLDRVVIFTLPEALPKVEGYFG
- a CDS encoding TrkH family potassium uptake protein, giving the protein MNCFLVLRILGALSLFLSATLLTPIPFSLFYQDGAAWAFIEASAICFGFGLLLFRSFSSRQEISVRDGFAVVTLGWSLFALLGALPFLLSGAIPSYLDACFETMSGFTTTGATILTHIEALPESILLWRAMTHWLGGMGIIVLSLAILPMLGVGGMQLFKAEVPGPTADRLKPRIQDTAKLLWEVYLLLTVAEVALLMVGGLSFLDSLCHAFATLATGGFSTRDASVAAYNSAYIDCVITLFMFLAGVNFALHYYALRGKVSGFWKSEEFRIYLFLVLGATGVLVFFNQGTVYASFFDNIRYSVFQVTSIITTTGFGTADYEQWPLITQYVLVSLMFVGGCAGSTAGGIKVARILLLFKHAHVQLYRLIHPRAVRLVKLGDRPVDRDVMQAILGFFALFIGTFVAASLLLSLAGMDLVSAGAAAIATLGNIGPGLGSVGPTDNYAHVSTFGKMILTGCMLLGRLELFTVMVLFFPSFWRR
- a CDS encoding alpha/beta hydrolase gives rise to the protein MRILGKPLYTIGLLAVFGLGGCRLEDRFLYFPDSELVSTPEQMGLAYEDVELVCEDGISLHGWFIPGQDHRPVILFFHGNAGNISHRLENLYQLHHQLGTPVLIINYRGYGPSEGSPDEQGLYLDAKAASAWLTERGYEPRWRIYFGRSLGAAVALQLALEDKPGMLVMESPFTSIRAMGRHHYPLLHTTLGWLLDARFDNLTKISLIDTPLNIIHGRRDRIVPPSMAQELFDQAQDPKQIFWLEQAGHNNTLYAEPNRYWAFWQQIMADAHSMPSP